A genome region from Nocardioides cynanchi includes the following:
- a CDS encoding crotonase/enoyl-CoA hydratase family protein has translation MGVRIEVFGPVTTVVLDRPEVRNAVDRSTAEALVAAFTAYDADDSQSVAVLTGAGGHFCAGADLAAMDNRVEPDGTGPMGPTRLRLGKPVIAAIEGYAVAGGLELALWCDLRVAAADATLGVFCRRWGVPLIDGGTVRLPRLIGTSRALDLILTGRPVSADEAERIGLVNRVVQPGTARSHAEALAAELAAFPQECLRNDRLSVLEQDGLDEQAAMAGELGYGVRSLEAGGAEGARRFVRGEGRHGEF, from the coding sequence ATGGGTGTGCGGATCGAGGTCTTCGGGCCGGTCACCACGGTGGTGCTCGACCGGCCGGAGGTGCGCAACGCAGTCGACCGGTCGACCGCCGAGGCCCTCGTGGCCGCGTTCACGGCGTACGACGCCGACGACAGCCAGTCGGTGGCGGTCCTGACCGGCGCGGGCGGCCATTTCTGCGCCGGCGCGGACCTGGCCGCCATGGACAACCGGGTCGAGCCCGACGGCACCGGACCGATGGGGCCGACCCGGCTGCGTCTCGGCAAGCCGGTGATCGCCGCGATCGAGGGGTACGCCGTCGCCGGCGGCCTCGAGCTGGCCCTTTGGTGCGACCTGCGCGTCGCAGCTGCGGACGCCACGCTCGGGGTGTTCTGCCGGCGCTGGGGCGTGCCGCTGATCGACGGCGGGACGGTGCGGCTGCCACGCCTGATCGGCACCAGCCGGGCTCTCGACCTGATCCTGACCGGCCGCCCCGTGAGCGCCGACGAGGCCGAGCGGATCGGCCTGGTCAACCGCGTCGTCCAGCCCGGAACGGCCCGCAGCCACGCGGAGGCGCTCGCCGCCGAGCTGGCGGCCTTCCCGCAGGAGTGCCTGCGCAACGACCGGCTCTCCGTCCTCGAGCAGGACGGCCTCGACGAGCAGGCTGCGATGGCGGGCGAGCTGGGGTACGGCGTGCGGTCGCTGGAGGCGGGCGGCGCCGAGGGGGCGCGTCGCTTCGTGCGCGGTGAGGGGCGGCACGGCGAGTTCTAG
- a CDS encoding APC family permease, giving the protein MSVVEEHRGGNLTRSVGFYGLMFVSLGSIIGSGWLLGALTAAETAGPASIISWVLAAAMLATLALVYAELGATYPVAGGSGRFPYYSHGPIVGFIGGWAAWVQAVFIAPIEVLAAITYVNSVHWVNTNFAMIGTDGLLNTRGLVVAVILMLLFTAMNLAGAQFMSESNVILVIWKTAVPFLAIGVIASLSFHPGNFTAGGGFMPHGWHGVFAALPVGVVFALQGFEQAVCLAGEARNPRKDLSRAILTAMGIGALLYTLLQVTMIAGLNPADVAHNWDRPLGQDPSDYGAWYTLALAVGATWLAVILIIDAVISPAGTGIVYLGTSARLSYALGEEREMPGALARTNARGVPYISIIVALVVGLIGFGPFKSWAALVSAVTGATAVMYAMAPIALGSLHLSDGDRPRQYRMPWPKVLLPTAFVSANLILYWGGYDVNLKVVGAIAVGLVVFVVGSVVNRTHAFSTFRNSWWIPVWLGGVLVIGRFGRYGDPTKGGVQRHTDSLPAFVDLGVVIAFALVIYYLAVAMRLEPNGVNEEVAKDAHQLAGLDELTTA; this is encoded by the coding sequence ATGAGCGTCGTCGAAGAACACCGGGGCGGGAACCTCACCAGGTCGGTCGGCTTCTACGGCCTGATGTTCGTCTCCCTCGGGTCGATCATCGGCTCCGGCTGGCTGCTGGGAGCGCTGACCGCGGCCGAGACCGCCGGACCCGCCTCGATCATCTCGTGGGTGCTCGCGGCGGCCATGCTGGCCACGCTCGCCCTGGTGTACGCCGAGCTGGGCGCGACGTACCCGGTCGCGGGCGGCTCCGGGCGGTTCCCCTACTACTCCCACGGTCCGATCGTCGGCTTCATCGGTGGGTGGGCAGCCTGGGTGCAGGCCGTGTTCATCGCCCCGATCGAGGTGCTGGCCGCGATCACCTACGTCAACAGCGTGCACTGGGTGAACACCAACTTCGCGATGATCGGCACCGACGGGCTGCTCAACACGCGTGGCCTCGTCGTGGCGGTGATCCTGATGCTCCTCTTCACCGCGATGAACCTCGCCGGTGCGCAGTTCATGTCCGAGAGCAACGTGATCCTGGTGATCTGGAAGACCGCCGTGCCGTTCCTGGCCATCGGCGTGATCGCCTCACTGAGCTTCCACCCCGGCAACTTCACCGCCGGCGGCGGCTTCATGCCGCACGGCTGGCACGGCGTCTTCGCGGCACTCCCGGTCGGTGTGGTCTTCGCGCTGCAGGGCTTCGAGCAGGCCGTCTGCCTGGCCGGTGAGGCCCGCAACCCGCGCAAGGACCTGTCCCGCGCGATCCTGACCGCGATGGGTATCGGCGCCCTGCTCTACACGCTGCTCCAGGTCACGATGATCGCCGGGCTCAACCCCGCCGACGTCGCCCACAACTGGGACCGCCCGCTCGGCCAGGACCCCTCCGACTACGGCGCGTGGTACACCCTGGCGCTCGCGGTCGGCGCGACCTGGCTGGCCGTGATCCTGATCATCGACGCGGTGATCTCCCCCGCCGGCACCGGCATCGTCTACCTCGGGACCTCGGCCCGGCTGTCCTACGCGCTGGGTGAGGAGCGCGAGATGCCCGGTGCCCTGGCGCGGACCAACGCCCGCGGCGTGCCCTACATCTCGATCATCGTCGCTCTGGTCGTCGGCCTGATCGGCTTCGGACCGTTCAAGAGCTGGGCCGCCCTCGTCAGCGCGGTCACCGGCGCGACCGCGGTGATGTACGCGATGGCGCCGATCGCGCTCGGCTCCCTGCACCTCAGTGACGGCGACCGGCCGCGGCAGTACCGGATGCCGTGGCCGAAGGTGCTCCTGCCGACGGCCTTCGTCAGCGCGAACCTGATCCTCTACTGGGGCGGCTACGACGTGAACCTCAAGGTGGTCGGCGCCATCGCGGTCGGCCTGGTCGTGTTCGTGGTCGGCTCCGTGGTCAACCGGACCCACGCCTTCTCGACGTTCCGGAACTCCTGGTGGATCCCCGTGTGGCTCGGCGGCGTGCTGGTGATCGGCCGCTTCGGTCGCTACGGCGACCCGACCAAGGGCGGCGTGCAGCGGCACACCGACAGTCTCCCGGCGTTCGTCGACCTCGGCGTGGTGATCGCGTTCGCCCTCGTCATCTACTACCTCGCGGTGGCGATGCGCCTCGAGCCCAACGGCGTGAATGAGGAAGTCGCCAAGGACGCCCACCAGCTGGCGGGTCTCGACGAGCTGACCACCG